A region from the Campylobacter subantarcticus LMG 24377 genome encodes:
- the nuoL gene encoding NADH-quinone oxidoreductase subunit L, which produces MQNLALVALFSPLISAVILGVFAFSGKRIILGYIASLLIAFSAISSLVLLSKGIHFNFELGTWISLVDVNFGFKIDSITLIMMCVVSIVAAFVHLYSIFYMEHDEGYNRYFSYLGLFVFSMMFLIMSDNFLGLFIGWEGVGLCSWLLIGFWYHNEKYTFAANEAFIMNRIADLALLLGIFLIYIEFNSLKYDEFFALLSLGHEDNTILILIAILLFIGAMGKSAQFPFHTWLADAMAGPTPVSALIHAATMVTAGVYLVIRAGELYLQVPEVGYFVAILGAFVALFAASMAMVAKDLKRIIAYSTLSQLGYMFVAAGLGAYAIALFHLATHAFFKSLLFLGAGNVMHAMNDKLDISKMGGLYKSMRVSAILMLIGSLALAGIYPFAGFFSKDLILGFAFISHHHGIFLALLIAAFMTAFYSFRLLMLVFFTPKRHEEHPHEASKIALLAMSPLALLAIIAGLFEHSFMEFVGRNLAFIDGQNPLVMVLASAAAILGVLLAIIAYWKDWFKPSLSKTSIYKLLSNEYYIPKFYHQFIVGKYALFCEFLRKSDKEILDTLVNSIAFFLRSFARFLSVGKDYSLVLRISILAFVCLFCLALAV; this is translated from the coding sequence ATGCAAAATCTAGCTTTGGTGGCGCTGTTTTCACCTTTGATTTCAGCGGTTATTTTAGGTGTTTTTGCTTTTAGTGGCAAAAGGATTATTTTAGGTTATATAGCTTCATTATTGATCGCTTTTTCAGCTATCTCCTCACTTGTTTTATTAAGCAAAGGAATACATTTTAATTTCGAGCTTGGTACATGGATATCTTTAGTAGATGTGAATTTTGGGTTTAAAATAGACTCTATTACCTTAATCATGATGTGTGTGGTTAGTATAGTTGCAGCTTTTGTGCATTTATATAGTATCTTTTACATGGAGCATGATGAGGGATATAATCGTTATTTTAGTTACCTAGGGCTTTTTGTATTTTCAATGATGTTTTTGATCATGAGCGATAATTTCTTAGGTCTTTTTATAGGATGGGAAGGTGTTGGGCTTTGTTCATGGCTTTTGATAGGGTTTTGGTATCACAATGAAAAATACACTTTTGCTGCAAATGAAGCCTTTATCATGAACCGTATAGCTGATTTAGCTTTGCTTTTGGGAATTTTCTTAATTTATATCGAATTTAATTCTTTAAAGTATGATGAGTTTTTTGCGCTTTTATCACTAGGACATGAAGACAATACGATTTTAATTTTGATTGCGATTTTACTGTTTATTGGCGCTATGGGTAAATCCGCGCAATTTCCTTTTCACACTTGGCTTGCCGATGCAATGGCAGGACCTACTCCAGTATCTGCACTAATCCATGCTGCGACCATGGTTACTGCTGGGGTTTATTTGGTAATTCGTGCAGGAGAGCTTTACTTGCAAGTTCCTGAGGTGGGGTATTTTGTTGCTATATTAGGAGCTTTTGTGGCACTTTTTGCTGCTTCTATGGCTATGGTAGCTAAAGACTTAAAAAGAATTATTGCTTACTCAACACTTTCTCAACTTGGGTATATGTTTGTAGCAGCAGGTCTTGGAGCGTACGCAATAGCTTTGTTTCACTTGGCAACGCACGCGTTTTTTAAATCTTTGTTATTCTTAGGTGCAGGAAATGTAATGCATGCGATGAATGATAAGCTTGATATTAGCAAAATGGGTGGTCTTTATAAAAGCATGCGTGTTAGTGCGATTTTAATGCTGATAGGTTCTTTAGCCTTGGCAGGAATTTATCCATTTGCAGGTTTTTTCTCTAAAGATTTGATATTAGGTTTTGCTTTTATTAGTCATCATCACGGAATTTTCTTAGCGCTTTTAATCGCTGCTTTTATGACAGCTTTTTATAGTTTTAGACTTTTGATGTTAGTGTTTTTTACTCCAAAAAGACACGAAGAGCACCCTCATGAAGCTAGTAAGATTGCTTTACTTGCAATGAGTCCTTTGGCTTTGCTTGCAATTATCGCAGGATTGTTTGAGCATAGTTTTATGGAATTTGTTGGTAGAAATTTAGCTTTTATTGATGGGCAAAATCCATTGGTTATGGTGCTTGCAAGTGCTGCGGCTATACTAGGTGTGCTTTTAGCTATCATAGCTTATTGGAAGGATTGGTTTAAACCTTCACTTTCTAAAACAAGTATATATAAGCTTTTGTCGAATGAATATTATATACCAAAATTTTATCATCAATTTATTGTGGGCAAATATGCATTGTTTTGTGAATTTCTAAGAAAAAGCGATAAGGAAATTTTGGACACTTTGGTTAATAGCATAGCGTTTTTCCTTAGAAGCTTTGCTAGATTTCTTAGCGTGGGTAAGGATTATTCTTTGGTGTTGAGAATTTCGATTTTAGCTTTTGTGTGTTTATTTTGTTTGGCTTTGGCGGTGTAA
- the nuoK gene encoding NADH-quinone oxidoreductase subunit NuoK — protein MLEKYYIVAILMFIIGLIGIIKRQNLIMLFISSEILLNAANLALVTVGASHNDIEGQIFALFVMGVAACEVAVGIALCVLWYRKTGTLELSSLAEKGETKCKI, from the coding sequence ATGTTAGAAAAATACTACATTGTGGCTATTTTGATGTTTATCATTGGTCTAATAGGCATTATCAAACGCCAAAATTTAATTATGCTTTTTATTTCAAGTGAAATTTTATTAAATGCTGCTAATTTAGCTTTAGTTACAGTAGGTGCTTCGCATAATGATATCGAGGGGCAGATTTTTGCTTTATTTGTTATGGGGGTTGCAGCTTGTGAGGTTGCAGTTGGGATAGCGCTTTGTGTTTTATGGTATAGAAAAACAGGAACATTAGAGCTTAGCTCTTTAGCTGAAAAAGGAGAAACAAAATGCAAAATCTAG
- a CDS encoding NADH-quinone oxidoreductase subunit J translates to MFEIIAFCILSILVLGFFLISVLSTSVLYAISSLAAAMVFLSGFYFLLNAEFIGAIQIIVYSGAILGLYSFAMMFFDASIKVKESLKGKRVFIFAVIFSAVLLISIIMGYNFGLNENTQTYDLSSTEQIGFALFTKYMLAFEFMAILLLIALVCAIALTQKNIKKDEQ, encoded by the coding sequence ATGTTTGAAATCATAGCTTTTTGTATATTAAGTATTTTGGTGCTGGGATTTTTCTTGATTAGTGTTTTAAGCACAAGTGTGCTTTATGCTATTAGTTCTTTAGCAGCTGCGATGGTTTTTTTAAGCGGATTTTATTTTTTGCTGAATGCCGAATTTATTGGAGCGATTCAGATTATCGTTTATAGTGGAGCTATTTTAGGGCTTTATAGTTTTGCGATGATGTTTTTTGATGCTTCGATTAAAGTAAAAGAAAGTCTAAAAGGCAAAAGAGTGTTTATTTTTGCTGTAATTTTTAGTGCAGTTTTGTTGATTAGTATCATCATGGGGTATAATTTTGGCTTAAATGAAAACACTCAAACTTATGATCTTAGTTCTACCGAGCAAATTGGCTTTGCTTTGTTTACAAAATATATGCTTGCTTTTGAATTTATGGCTATTTTGCTTTTGATAGCTTTGGTGTGCGCTATAGCGCTAACTCAAAAAAATATAAAAAAGGATGAGCAATGA
- the nuoI gene encoding NADH-quinone oxidoreductase subunit NuoI, protein MKKGYFKVDFERKNPQTAYEKLIQVIKRSLNTELFVGLFVVLREMLKKNNSATIKYPMEKVSLDNRYRAVHRLMRFIESENECCIGCGLCEKICISNCIRMETSLSEDGRKKVENYSINLGRCIYCGFCADVCPELAIVHGKEYENAAEQRSYFGQKQDFLTPIDELKNQVVFEGSGSLRKDADTLVKKTPNYYEIDLQRQQDAPKEENV, encoded by the coding sequence ATGAAAAAGGGTTATTTTAAAGTAGATTTTGAGCGTAAAAATCCACAAACTGCTTATGAAAAGCTGATACAAGTAATCAAGCGTTCACTAAATACAGAACTTTTTGTGGGGTTATTTGTAGTTTTAAGAGAAATGTTGAAGAAAAATAATAGTGCGACAATTAAATATCCTATGGAAAAAGTTTCATTAGATAATCGTTACCGCGCTGTGCATCGTTTAATGCGTTTTATTGAAAGTGAAAATGAATGTTGTATTGGTTGTGGCTTGTGTGAAAAAATTTGCATTAGTAATTGTATTAGAATGGAAACAAGCTTAAGTGAAGATGGTCGTAAAAAGGTTGAAAATTATAGTATCAACCTAGGACGTTGTATTTATTGTGGTTTTTGTGCTGATGTTTGCCCTGAATTGGCCATTGTACATGGTAAAGAGTATGAAAATGCAGCTGAGCAACGATCTTATTTTGGTCAAAAACAAGACTTTTTAACCCCTATTGATGAGCTTAAAAATCAAGTTGTTTTTGAAGGTAGTGGTAGTCTTAGAAAAGATGCTGATACTTTAGTAAAGAAAACCCCAAATTATTATGAGATAGATTTGCAAAGACAACAAGATGCTCCAAAGGAAGAAAATGTTTGA
- the nuoH gene encoding NADH-quinone oxidoreductase subunit NuoH, whose protein sequence is MSDITFFIIETIVKCVLVIAIFATLAGLATYLERKVLALFHRRLGPDMVGPFGLLQVVADMIKLFTKEDIVPTYAQKVVFLIAPLIAAICAFVAIAAIPIFPEFTLFGRVIRPIVADINVALLFVIGMGGVSFYAIFLGGLASNNKWSLLGGARGLVSIISYESVAGLSLVCVVMLVGSLSLVDINNYQSDGILSWLIFKQPLAFVLFVIAIFIETNRTPLCLSENETELVSGYGTEYSGLRWGMFFIGEYTAMITGAIMISLLFLGGFNDFWIIPGAIMMLLKVSFVFFWYFWARGAFPQLRPDQVMRMCYLILIPLAVLNLLISALVLVI, encoded by the coding sequence ATGAGTGATATTACTTTTTTTATTATAGAAACGATTGTTAAATGCGTGCTTGTTATAGCTATTTTTGCTACTTTGGCGGGTTTGGCAACTTATCTTGAAAGAAAAGTTTTGGCTTTGTTTCATCGTCGTTTGGGGCCTGATATGGTAGGTCCTTTTGGTTTACTTCAAGTGGTTGCTGATATGATTAAGCTTTTTACCAAAGAAGATATTGTTCCAACTTATGCCCAAAAAGTGGTATTTTTGATCGCTCCATTGATTGCAGCAATTTGTGCTTTTGTGGCAATCGCAGCTATCCCTATTTTTCCTGAATTTACTTTATTTGGTAGAGTTATTCGTCCTATTGTCGCTGATATTAATGTTGCTTTGCTTTTTGTTATAGGCATGGGGGGAGTTAGCTTTTATGCGATTTTTTTGGGCGGTTTGGCAAGCAATAACAAATGGTCGTTGTTAGGTGGTGCTAGAGGACTTGTGTCTATCATTTCTTATGAGAGTGTTGCGGGGCTTTCTTTGGTGTGTGTGGTAATGCTTGTTGGATCCTTATCTTTGGTGGATATTAATAACTATCAAAGCGATGGTATACTTTCTTGGCTTATTTTTAAACAGCCTCTTGCTTTTGTTTTGTTTGTTATAGCTATTTTCATAGAAACTAATAGAACCCCGCTATGTTTAAGTGAAAATGAAACCGAGCTTGTTTCGGGATATGGCACTGAATATAGTGGTCTTAGATGGGGTATGTTTTTTATCGGTGAATATACTGCCATGATTACGGGTGCGATCATGATATCACTTTTATTTTTAGGTGGATTTAATGACTTTTGGATTATACCAGGAGCTATCATGATGCTTTTGAAGGTTTCTTTTGTGTTCTTTTGGTATTTTTGGGCTAGAGGAGCATTTCCCCAACTACGCCCTGACCAAGTGATGAGAATGTGCTATTTGATTTTAATACCTTTGGCGGTTTTAAATTTATTAATTAGCGCTTTAGTGCTTGTGATATAA